One window of the Niallia circulans genome contains the following:
- the speE gene encoding spermidine synthase, giving the protein MGIWFTEKQTDDFGITMKIKRTLHTEQTPFQKLDMVETEEWGNMLLLDDMVMTSVRDEFVYHEMVAHIPLFTHPNPEYVLVVGGGDGGVIREVLKHPSVKKATLVDIDGKVIEYSKKFLPEIAGKLDDPRVDVQVGDGFMHIAKSEQEYDVIMVDSTEPVGPAVNLFTKGFYAGIAKALKDDGLFVAQSDNPWFKGELIRSVQRDVKEIFPITRLYIANIPTYPSGMWAFTIGSKKYDPLNVPESRFHSIETKYYTKELHKAAFILPKFVQDLCEGDSNKASE; this is encoded by the coding sequence ATGGGAATTTGGTTTACAGAGAAGCAGACCGACGATTTTGGAATCACGATGAAAATCAAGCGTACATTACATACAGAACAAACACCATTTCAAAAGTTAGATATGGTAGAAACGGAAGAATGGGGAAATATGCTATTATTGGATGATATGGTGATGACTTCTGTTAGAGATGAGTTTGTTTACCACGAAATGGTAGCCCATATTCCACTGTTTACACATCCCAACCCTGAGTATGTTCTAGTTGTTGGCGGTGGGGACGGCGGAGTTATTCGAGAAGTTTTAAAGCATCCTAGTGTCAAAAAAGCGACGCTTGTTGATATCGATGGTAAAGTAATTGAATATAGTAAGAAATTTCTACCAGAAATAGCAGGTAAGCTGGATGATCCACGAGTAGATGTACAAGTAGGCGATGGGTTTATGCATATTGCCAAAAGCGAGCAGGAATACGATGTCATTATGGTCGATTCAACAGAACCAGTGGGTCCAGCTGTTAATCTGTTTACTAAAGGCTTTTATGCAGGAATAGCGAAAGCGTTAAAGGACGATGGACTTTTTGTTGCTCAAAGTGATAATCCTTGGTTTAAGGGAGAGCTCATTCGTTCCGTGCAAAGAGATGTAAAGGAAATATTCCCGATCACCAGATTATATATCGCCAATATTCCGACGTATCCAAGTGGCATGTGGGCATTTACAATTGGATCTAAAAAGTATGATCCATTAAATGTTCCAGAAAGTCGATTCCATTCGATAGAGACAAAATATTATACGAAAGAGTTACACAAAGCAGCCTTCATCTTACCAAAGTTTGTTCAAGATCTCTGTGAAGGGGATAGTAACAAAGCAAGTGAATGA
- a CDS encoding SH3 domain-containing protein gives MGKRIFVLLVGVMVLFAGFHSVNTAQAASKKTKYVTASTLNIRSGAGTSYKIVTTVKKNQAVTVTQTKGSWDKVTVGKKTGWASNKYLTTKKPAAKATTSTKTMYVTASTLNVRSGAGTNYKVVTTVKKNQSLKVSQTKGSWSKVTVGSKTGWASSKYLTTKKPASPKNLAAGLKTVGKNKQLILVTSNGYNTSSADIRTFEKNKKGEWIPVLTTTGHIGKYGFTSNMSEGGKKSPIGKFTIGTAFGTQKNPGTKLPYRKITKDDVWVDDPKSKLYNTWQSKKKTKGQWKSAENMNVPAYKYGFVIDYNTKRIPNKGSAIFFHIANSYTLGCTATTEANVVKILKWLDPSKNPVIIQTPIKELSNY, from the coding sequence ATGGGAAAAAGGATTTTTGTTCTATTAGTAGGAGTAATGGTTTTATTTGCTGGCTTTCATTCGGTAAATACGGCTCAAGCTGCTAGTAAAAAAACGAAATATGTGACAGCAAGCACTCTTAATATAAGAAGCGGGGCAGGTACTTCTTATAAAATAGTGACAACCGTTAAGAAAAATCAGGCTGTAACAGTAACCCAGACAAAAGGTTCTTGGGATAAAGTGACAGTTGGAAAGAAAACCGGCTGGGCCTCTAATAAATATTTAACGACAAAAAAGCCAGCAGCAAAAGCTACGACATCTACAAAAACGATGTATGTTACAGCAAGTACGTTAAATGTAAGAAGTGGTGCAGGAACTAACTATAAAGTAGTTACGACAGTCAAAAAAAATCAATCTTTAAAAGTATCTCAAACAAAGGGATCTTGGAGCAAGGTAACGGTGGGCAGTAAGACAGGCTGGGCATCAAGTAAATACCTAACAACCAAAAAACCCGCATCACCAAAAAATTTAGCAGCAGGCCTAAAAACAGTAGGAAAAAATAAACAATTGATCCTTGTTACTTCAAATGGCTATAATACATCCTCTGCTGATATTCGTACCTTTGAAAAAAATAAAAAGGGTGAATGGATTCCAGTTTTAACGACAACTGGACATATTGGGAAATACGGCTTTACCTCAAATATGAGTGAAGGCGGAAAAAAATCACCCATTGGTAAGTTTACGATCGGAACAGCGTTTGGTACACAAAAAAACCCTGGGACAAAATTACCTTATCGAAAAATAACCAAAGATGATGTATGGGTAGATGATCCGAAATCTAAGCTATATAATACTTGGCAGTCGAAAAAGAAAACAAAAGGTCAATGGAAAAGTGCTGAAAATATGAATGTGCCGGCATATAAATATGGATTTGTTATTGACTATAATACAAAGCGAATTCCTAATAAAGGAAGCGCAATCTTCTTCCATATTGCAAATAGTTATACACTAGGCTGTACAGCAACGACAGAGGCAAATGTTGTGAAAATTTTAAAATGGCTAGATCCATCTAAAAACCCTGTGATTATCCAAACACCAATCAAGGAACTAAGCAATTATTAA
- the speB gene encoding agmatinase yields the protein MRFDESYSGNVFIKSFPNYEESQVVLYGMPMDWTVSFRPGSRFGPARIREVSVGLEEYSPYLDRELDEVKYFDAGDIPLPFGNPQRSLDMIEEFVDKVLDDNKFPLGMGGEHLVSWGVFQAMYKKYPDLAIIHMDAHTDLRDEYEGEPLSHSTPIKKAANLIGPKNVYSFGIRSGMKEEFQWAKEVGMHISKFEVLEPLKEILPTLAGRPVYVTIDIDVLDPAHAPGTGTVDAGGITSKELLASIHEIARSNVQVVGADLVEVAPIYDPSEQTANTASKLIREMILGFVK from the coding sequence ATGCGTTTTGATGAATCATATTCAGGAAATGTATTTATTAAAAGTTTTCCAAATTATGAAGAAAGCCAAGTAGTATTGTATGGTATGCCAATGGACTGGACCGTTAGCTTCCGTCCGGGCTCCCGTTTTGGCCCAGCAAGAATTCGAGAGGTTTCTGTAGGGTTAGAAGAGTACAGTCCTTATTTGGATAGAGAGCTTGATGAAGTAAAATACTTTGACGCAGGAGATATTCCTTTGCCATTTGGAAATCCGCAACGCAGCTTAGATATGATTGAAGAATTTGTGGACAAAGTATTAGATGATAATAAATTTCCGCTTGGAATGGGAGGAGAGCATTTAGTATCTTGGGGCGTGTTCCAAGCAATGTATAAAAAATATCCAGATTTAGCTATCATACATATGGATGCCCATACAGATCTTCGCGATGAATACGAAGGAGAGCCATTATCTCACTCCACACCGATCAAAAAAGCAGCCAATTTAATTGGTCCAAAAAATGTTTATTCTTTTGGGATTCGTTCTGGAATGAAAGAAGAGTTTCAGTGGGCAAAAGAAGTAGGGATGCATATTTCTAAGTTTGAGGTGCTAGAGCCATTAAAAGAAATCTTGCCAACACTTGCAGGCAGACCTGTATATGTAACTATCGATATTGATGTATTAGATCCTGCGCATGCCCCTGGAACAGGTACGGTGGATGCAGGGGGGATTACTTCAAAAGAATTATTAGCATCCATTCATGAAATAGCACGTTCGAATGTTCAGGTAGTTGGAGCAGATTTAGTTGAAGTAGCGCCAATTTACGATCCATCTGAACAAACAGCGAATACAGCAAGTAAATTAATTCGTGAAATGATTTTAGGGTTTGTAAAATAA